The segment atatgtatagGTATACATATTCTAGGTACATTGTGTATATATAGAACATGCATACTTATACTTAAATTTACCCAAGCTATAaattcgaaaaatatttttaaaactaaatcattcaaaatatcccaaatatttattataacgGACCTTGTAGCTAactaataacaacaacatactcaatAGATTTCACGATACAGACGACCTTACTTCTCCTCATAGGTGGAGAGAATGTTCTCGAACTTTGTAAATCATTAAAAaagtttgtttatattttatcaGGATAATGAGCAAAAAAGCAAGTTAGAGGAAGTGTTGGAAAAAGCAGCAATGGGAGACAAAACAGTGATAATAACAACATTAAATGCAGCATGGACAGAACCAAACTCaatatttgatgtatttttgaaaagttttaggGTTGGGAACCAAACAACATCACTATTGAAACATGTTTTAGTTGCATGTTTGGACCAAACAGCATATTCAAGATGTTTGGAGAAAAAACAAGTTCATTGCTATGCACTCACTACAAAAGATGTTGATTTCTCTGGTGAAGCACATTTTATGAGTGATGATTATTTGAAGATGATGTGGAGAAGGATTGATTTTCTAAGAAATGTTCTTGAGATGGGATACAACTTCATTTTCACAGTATGTATACTCTTCCCTTCCACTTTATCATTAACATTACTAGTACATGGGTAAATTTCAATTAGACGCGAATTACGATTTGTTTTAATTGAGCAGCTGAATAGTATTCCTATAAGACTATATTTCGATTCAAATTCTGAAAAAAACAATACTTAAAATGTGTTATCTCCTTCAATTATATGCATCTGCTTCAATAAGAACAAATTTGAAGCTTTACGACTTATTGAGGTTGATGCATATAATTAAAGGAGGTGACATATTTTAAGTGTCACGTAATAGACACTTGAGAACACACGAAAAAGCTTGAGGGTCGAATAGGATTACGTCATCATATGCTCTGGtgttcaattaaaataaatcgtAATTTGAGTGTCTAAATGAAATTTACTAACGAatttatatctatttattaAATCTTAATAGTTTTACTTCTATGTATAGTTGTATACCAACcataaaagaaaatcattagACTATcatatgaccaaaaaaaaacatactagTAATTCCCAAACATAATTGGTGAACTAgctaaccaaaaaaaaaaaaattagttcaaaGTGGCTTCAAGAACATGTCATCCCTTGTGcttttcaattgttttatgtttggttggtcaaaatattttctctagaaaaataagtttgttaacgaatgaaagaaaatgacttTACTAGCAAAAACAGGAAATACAAGTTTCACAAGTACCGttttttcacattcattttatttctaGTTAGGGAACTATGTGTGtgtattactttatataatataaaagtttttttttttgtgtgtgtgtttggATTTAGGATGCTGATATATTATGGTTTCGACAACCATTTGCACATTTTTACCCGGATGCTGATTTCCAAATTGCTTGTGACCATTACTGGTTTGATTCAACAAACTTAGACAATTCACCAAATGGAGGTTTCAATTATGTCAAATCAAATGAACGTACCATTCAATTTTACAAATTTTGGTACAAAGCAAGAGAGGCTTATCCAGGAAAACATGATCAAGATGTGCTCAACATGATCAAACACAACCCATTCATCAAAGATATTGGATTGAAAATTAGGTTCTTGGATACAGCTTTTTTTGGAGGATTTTGTGAGCCAAGCAAAGATCTTAATCTTGTTTGCACAATGCATGCAAATTGTTGTATTGGAATTGGTAATAAAATGCATGACTTAACTATGGCACTTGATGATTGGGAAAAGTATATCACTTTGAATGGGGATGAAAAGATGTTAAGGCCACAAACTTGGACTGTACCAAGAATATGTGGTTAAATATAATTCagtatttaaaaatatactattatcTTCCTTTCTCTGTTTGTTCTATTAATTTGTGGTTCATGCAAGTGTAAAAAATTACCTTTTTCTGTCTTTTCtcaattgttttttttccttctcttttttattCCCTTTTTTAGTATGTAACTTCTCTTATGTTCAAAGATTGCAAATTccaactattttttttcaaggtATCTTCTGGATTTTGAGTGTTGTGTTGGTTTAGATACAATGTTTCTATTGATTGATACTTCAATTTTATCGTATCATTAAATTTATCATAAGGTAATAACAAGAGGCCTATTTTGTGTAATGATCGATTTAATGTGTAATCGTGTCATCGCCTTATTTTATCCTTTACAACCTCATATATCTTCATCACTGTCATATTGTTGACAGTTTGAATTCAGTTGAAACAGCAAAAATGTTGGAAAAAAGAGCTACTACTTCAAAATGTGATTTATCAAaagattagaaagaaaaaaaacaggTCATAATGAAACCAATATTCATTTACGAATAATGAAAAGCTGAATGTATTTACATCATCCAAGATTTACAAATGTCAGCTTTCCTAACAGGGGCATCATCTGTGCCATCCCACAACTGTGCTCCGCTATAAACTATTTCTATGTCAATGGAGTCCAAAAATGTAATTCCCTGTCTAGAATTATCGCgaaaaattaaaacgaaaaCAATATAAATAGGAAAAAGAGAACTACCTCTAATCGTCAAAATTGTGGGCAGACTCAAAGAATGTACACTTTGTACATGGAACGCACAGCTGCATCATCTCATCACACTACCTTGTTCAGCATACTCTCCAATGCAATGCGCGCGAAGAAGCTTACATAATTAACCATTAAGCTTAGCTAAGAACTGGCCCAGGTTATACTCCTCTGTGTATTGTGACTGATCCCAAAGCTCCTCCAATCCTCCGAGAATGGCTTTCAATCCCTTCCCACTACGTGGCAAGATCGAGTCCACGTCAGATTTTTCATCAGTTCTTTTGGATCTACTGGCTCCCTGAGAATATTCGGCATTTGTCAGTTAAATAGCATGCATACATATCAAATTCTAAAGGAATAGAGAGATTATAGATTCAAAGCTGAGTGTTAAATCACCTTTTTGCTTTCAGCCGAAGTAAATAGATCAAGTAACTGGTCTGTATTCATTGTTTTCAAACTTGCATTCTCTGAATTGATCACTGCATTGGCAACAGACACTTTGAACCTTTGGAGACTCATTACTTTTTCTTCCAAGGTTCCTCGCATAATGAGACGATGCACATTCACAACTTTTCGCTGGCCCAACCTGTGAGCTCGATCCATAGCCTACAAAAGGATATAAATAAGTTATCCTGCTTTTCCATATCATCTTGAGCAATCAGACATGAGAAGGTTAAACAAGAATGAATGCCTGACTAGATCAACACAGCACAACATCAACAACTTGCAATATATTAACTCCACATCTAACAACCCAACATAGATATGTATTATCTGCAAGAAGTAAATCAATACCCAAGATAACCATAAATTTGGCAAATACATCCGTTTTGTCTTAAAATTTAGGATTGATAAGTACCAAATCCTCAAAAGTAACAGCAAAAACTAATCAGCGTCATTTAAGACTAATTTACAGTAACAATGAACAGGGTAACTGTTTTTGCATTCGTTGGAAACTGAACCTGAGACCTCATGGGTCTCCACACCCCTTGGGTTCTTTCTAGATTATCACTTATTCTATTAATAATCTTGTTTCCAATATTGAGATTAAAATTGGGAGGTAGATACCAAATTATCACGTATGCTCCACAAGTCATTCTTCAGGCATGGGATAAGTAGGGACGTGGGTGGATAGCAAATAACAAATAACCTCCATACTTTATCGCAGACTTGGTCTTGCCATCTAAGAAGCAgaacacctaaaataaataagagCTTGAACAAGCTCTCTCCCTCCTTACAATAATCCAGGGATATTGATAACCAAATAACAGTAAAACAAAGTCAAGCAAGAGTAAGAAACACATAACCTCGACATAAGATTCAAAATTAGTTGTAGTGAGATGGAGAGACTTTCTCATACCTACCATGCAAAATTTTCCCCCATTCTCCAAACCACAAAAGGAAACCAAAACCCAGTGGCAGTAAGTACTTTTTGTATTTACTGGGCTAAAAATGAGCCAAAGAATTATGTGGCTTATGGTTCTGGACAATATTCAGGGGAAAAAACTGCAAAGAAAAGGTTAAATCTCTATACCTGGTGATCTCGCATTGGATTCCAGTCATGCTCCATGAACACAAGGGTATCAGCTGATGTCAGGTTCAAACCAAGCCCACCAACTGCAAGCAATTTTCGTACGTGAGCGCAAGTCTTCAACTTTATTGAAACCATGCCAAAATGTAGAATCATACCATGTGTAGTAAGCAATAAAACGTCTATAGTAGGATCCGAATTGAAGGCTTTAACAATGTCAAAGCGCTTTTCTGGTTCAACTGATCCATCCAGCCTCAAGTAAGTAACACTGctcaaaaaaggaagaaaatctCTTTAGTTACTGAGTTTCAAAGCACAAGGAACGGACTCAAATACTTCAAGGCAGTGTTCGATTAAAGTAGGTTCATCACTGATCCTCTACTTTTCCAGTTTCAAGACCTTCACATGTGCACTAGTAAAACTATTAATTGTGAAAGTCAATATATGGCATACGAAGTCCAATTTATATCCAGAGACAATCTTGGATACCAAAAATGACTGGACGCTAACAAAAGAATTTCCAGGAGCAACAGATCAGAAATTGCTTGCATGAAGGTCAGAACTTTCCAGGTTTAATAAAGTAACATGGTAGAAACTGTATGATATTTGACTGAAGTAGTAGCTCATTTTGATGAACAGTCATGACTTGGAACCAGCTAGAgtcaaaaacataataaaacttcatttaaacaagaaaggcTAAAATCATAAGCGGACACCTAAACTTGTCTGCATCTTTTAATTAGACACTTCAACATACGTTTTTTCCTCTTAGACACTCTAACCGGttaaacacatatatacatattaaacAGAAAATGACTACTGGTCCAAATAACACAGTACGTTCAACTCACTATCGAGAAGTGTGGCAAAGGGAAATAAAAACGATGACACGTTGCATAAAGGCCTAAAAAAGTTGTCGGAAAATTAATTTTGAGTTAGAAAACAATTtaacaaattgaaaaaatatttcaacaacaaaaaaaaaagaaaccctATCCACCCAATTTTACCCTTCCTCCCCATCAGAATCGCCCCTCCCTTCTTCCCTATCAGTGTCGCCCCTCCCATTGACATCCCCCAAGCCACCTGATTTTTTCCCCAGGTCTTCCCCTCCCCTTCTTATTCCTCCCCAAGAacctctttcttcttcatccaCCATCTAAACCTGTAACCAGGCCATCATTGAAATGTTAGCATACATCCTCTGGAGTTCTTGTTGATAAAAATTCATCGATGGAGGCTGAGAATGCAAACTTAATGAAAAATAGAAGTGATCCGATGAATTTTCATGGAGAAGTTACAAATGGAGGTGAACGGTCACTAAAAAATGGTGGTCTATGGTAGacttgaaagaagaagaaagaagggaactatttttaagaaaatataaatgagaAAGAAGAAGTATATTGAAAAATAACACTATAACATTGACATCAGCGCGAGGTGCTTAATAGTACCCATTTGGTAAGATTGGAGTGTCTAACAGGAAAAGAAGTCTGTTAATGTGTAAAAATGGAAGATCTGGACAAGTTTAAGGGGGCACTATGACTTTAGCCAACAAGTTTATAGGTGGTTATGTTTCTCTCCCAGGCACATCTATTGAACAACTTATATGACTTTAGTCTTATGATTGACTGAAATTTTATTCCCAGTATAAGCAATCCAAGAATTTATACCACATCATTCTTTAATCATCCTATTATATCAAGGCAAAAGAACATGGCAAAGAAAATGACAGAAGATGAAGATTTCGCTGGACAAGAATTTTGAGATTGctgatattttaattattatgttctTTTGGAGGATGGAGAACTTGTCCAAACGGGAGAAAGAGAAATGGGCTTAACTTACATTACAAATAGAAAtggatacctaacttatcaaaGAGACGTTCTAGTTAAACACACaaggaaagaagagagaaaaaggtCACGTGATTAAACTTGTGTTAGGAATGGATAATAAGAATTAACAGAGGGATGTTTTTGgtcaaatttgaaaaacttaaaAGGCTGTTTTCAGTTAATTGAAATATTGTAAGGATGAAGTTCAAGTTATGGTGAAACATAAGGGAAAATTTTGGTCAGAACCTCTTTATTATGTCTTACTtcctccaaaaaaaattttcaGACAATATCTAAGTTGCTCAGACTTGGGTGCAGGTGTCCGATATAGGTGTGGATCTAGACGTTGGATCCTTCATGATCTAAATTTGAAGACTAATGAATACGGATTTGgctaaaataatacaaatatctAAACGTAGAGTAATACTACTTTATGAGATATTATGCGGAAAGCTTGAGAGAAAATAATGGTATGAGGAGAATCCTGAAAGGAGATGAAGGAAAAGGAGTGACACCCAAACTATATACAATGTATCCCATTTTTCATTCAGCTTTTCTTTTATTACAGAAACCATTGCATCTAGCCGGACGGAGTTGTTCCGTCGATTTAGGTCAAAGTACCTAAAATCAGTTGATCAGATCGGGTACGGATCCCACATCCACACCCATGTCGTGTCAACACGGGTGTGGCACTGAAtgtgaagagtccgagcaacttaggtCAATATATAACGTATATGTTTATGTAAAAGAAAATTGCCACTATAAATTGTTTCAACATACTAGTACTAGCCCCTAATATCCAAAAACCTAATCATGACAACCAAGAATCTGTCCACATGATAACccaagaaataaattaaaaagatgcTTCACAGCTTCTGAAAGTAAGTGTGACAGATATTCACTGGAAATGGATATGTAGGAAGGTTCAGTTTAATTCAAAAGGAAGTTACaagaactaaaaagaaaaggataGAACGATTCTTACTTCTTCATATGATTTTGAAACAGGTCTCTCTCAATGATGTCCAACAAGGCCTGCATGGTTTGGGTTAAATTCCACGCCAATACAGAAACAGAATACATCACAAAGTAACTTGAGAAGCTCAAGGCGTTACCTTATGTTGTGCAAATATCAGGACTCTGTGCTGTCCCACACAAATAGTGCCTTCAGAACCTGAATCAACACCAATTCCACACTCTGAAAGGATCTCCTGCAAGGCAACTAGTTTGGGAGAGTGTTGGAGTTGATGGAGTTCTGAAACAATGTCAGAACCAGGAGAGAAGAGCTCTGACACAACAGATGAGAGAGATTCTGAAACTCTCTCCCCAAACACAAGCAGAGGATGACTACAAAGTTTAAGCAAGTATTGAAGTGCCTGAAACAAGAGAGATATTAGACCAGAACCATAGAAGATATATTCAAGATTCAAGACTATTCTCAACTTACCTGGAATACATGAGAAGATGCTTTTGGTAAATCTTTTTTTTGGCTCTCATCTGATTCATTGTGCTTCACCATGCTGGAAATTTCTTGTCTTACATGTGAACCAGAAAATTGTTCATAGAGTTTTAGCTGAACAGGACTCAGGTCACAGTATCTATCCTGAATAATTTTCTCTGGCAGATCAGATAAGACTTCATCTTTAGTCCGGCGAAGGAGAAAAGGCATCACCTGTCAAGGAAACTCTTTCAGTTCGAGTCTAAATGAGAAGTAACCCGATCTGAGAAGGCTATATGCAAGGAAAAATGAACCCACCTGCTTGTGCAATGCTTCCATAGCAAGCACACCTGCTTCAGCATCCTTGGCTGCACATTTGGGATCCCGGGCAGCTAGTAGTGGTTTACCGTAGGAGGCATGGAACTGTTAAGTTAACAAATAAAGCGAACTGTTATCAACAACTTTTGATCAAAAAGAAATTTGTAACAACACAATAAAGTTTCACTACAGCATCCACATCAGATTCTGAAAGATACTCATAACGCCCATATCAACATGATAGGGAAACCCCACTTACGGTACCAAAAGCAAAGATCACAATGCTTCATATGACAACCATGAAACAGTTCCAAGGGAACACCATACTTGCAATCTGTTTTCTTTTATGGTGTTGTCATGGCCAAATTAAATCCGATGTATCCTAGTTAGAAATATAGCATACTATAAGACAACTGTTGCCTGCTTCCTTCCATACATACCATTTGCACTCCTACAATAGTAAGTTGCTATCTACTAATGAACTCTTCAAACAGACACAAACAGACATAAATCAAGCTTCCAAAAGTGTCTAAGGAGCTTGACGATACACATGCAGTTAGCTTGAACGGAACACTCTCCCTGCACAATGCAGACCCTATGAATAAAGAGTCCTAAATTTGAGGCCAATTAATctcaattcatttttttgttgtgaATGTAAAGAGATAACGTGAAGGGAAGAAGAGTGTGGATTGGTTCATGACTATGGAAAGTAGTACGAAAGCTTCCCTGTGTATACCTCCCATCCAGATCCAACTTTTAGGAGGCACAAGTTGAACAAAAGCACTAAATTATAGGACACATTGAACAACATATGAATCACAGAAGAAGTGCAATTTAACTGACTGAACTAGTAAGAAAGCTTAAATGATGTAACTCACTTGTCTTTCAGTTCCAAGAAACCCTGGCATAAGAAAGTCGAAGAGTGACCACAGATCCAACACATTATTCTGCATTTTAAGTCAACTTATAGTTAGCACCCATTTACCTGTTGTAAAATATTCAGTTGTGGTTGAACTAATAACACAAATTTACCTGTATTGGTGTTCCACTCAGAATGAGGCGGTGTTGTGCCTTCAATTGTTTAACAGCTACCGTTATTTTAGACTTAGAATTCTTTATAATATGTCCCTCATCTAGAATGCAATAGTTCCAAAATAGTTGTCTAAGATGATCAACATCTTTGCGGATAACATCATATGATGTCACAATAACATTATGCTGATTAAACTGAGACCGTAGAGAACTGCGTTCTTGAGCAGAACCAACATACTGGAGGGTGGTAAGCAAAGAACCATCAATAAACTTCTCTATTTCATAAACCCAGTGGCCAACAAGGGTTGAAGGGCATATTATCAAGGATGGAGGTAGATCCTGGGAACTATTTAGAGCAATGTGCTCTGCTAAATCAGATGCCACAATTGCTGATGCTTGAAGGGTCTTACCAAGGCCCATGTCATCACATAATATTCCGTGAAGATTAAAGCGCTTCAAAAATGCCAACCAATTTATACCTTCTTGTTGGTACCTGAAAGCATAAGAGAGAAtctttttttgagaaaagaaCTAATTAACATAAGAGACAATCTTGGACCAAAAAACTATTAAAAGGTTATGTAGGACAAATTGAAGTTCCATCCCCTTTCTTTTTCCCCTCTTTTTGGGTCTTCCGCGAGGGGGTTAGCTTAAAGTATTCTCGTGTTTAAAATAAGGCACCAAGGTTATATGGCCATCCCACAAGGAAACTAATGCgtaaaaacaaaaagagaaatcGAGCTGAAATAAAAGCTCCCCTTCACTTGAATTTGAGAGCAGAGGAAGTCGCCATTATTATTACCACATTCACTCACCAACAGGGACCTAAGAAGCAATTTCTTTCAGATGGCATATTATCAAACAAGACAGATCAGCCTTGTTAAACTGTGTTTATTAAATCTCTTCCCAGTGGTGACTAGAAATGAGCTATCATGTTTCTCAAAAGAACAAATCTCACAGGACATAGTTCTCCTTTCTGTAACTATGTGATCAAGTTGTGTGGCTGTTAGAAACAGATGAACTATGGACAACatgaggaaaaaaataattgtagtaCACAGATATACAAGAGCAAAGCATGGACTATGTTTCGGATTAAAAATGTAACACTTGGTCACTTAAAAGTGGATGCTTATTTTGATGACCGTGGTATCCGGGCCAGCTTTCGCACCTCGACAAATTACACAGGATACCTACATCCTCCCACCAGCAACAGGTACAGAGGGTAATCAGGTAGAATGAATGATCTTGTCTAGCAGTCCTCAATGGCTTACTTAACACAAAAGCAGGCACAGAGAGACCATTTAAAGCTCAGTAGGTGTTTGTGTTGCAAATAGTGCTGTTCATGCATACTGTTCATATGACTGCAGCATTTCAATTACAGAAAGAACACCTCATTAATAGGTATCCTAAGAAAGACCTTGTCACCGTCCCCCCgtcccccccacacacacacacttcataTTGCACGTTGTCAATGTTCAAATGCATGATATTCTTTTCAGCTATTTCTTTTGGCACATTCCAGTGCTAATCATCCCACAATAACAAAATGAACCTTAAAGCATGATGATAAATGTGACTTTGGTCCCACTAACCCTTTTTATATGGTTGGAGAGAAACCAAAACAACGGAAAAACAAGGTAGGAGAAAGAGAAATATATAAGTCTCTGCAGCAAGAGACCGAAATATTAGttctttaaggaaaaaaaacaaaaaagctCAGCACAGGGCAGGCATCACAAAATCACATTGCAGATACTTGAGAGACAATCAGTGGCTGTGGAGTTACCTTCTCAATGTCACCTTTAGTTCAGTTGAGAGCTTGTAATCGTCTATGTGAGAGTTGTCAATTAGCTGCTCCAAAAATTTAACATCTTCTTGACTTCTTGATAGGTGTTCACTAAGACCAACAGGAGGAGAAACACCACGTGCTAATGGAAGTAGAGGCACAAGGGTGGCAAAACTATGTGTCACACTCTGTCTGACAGAATGATCTGAATCACTCATACACCTCAGAAGGGGAACTACTAATAGGGGAGCATATGGAACCAACTCGATACCAAGTCCCTGGACAAGCAAACTGACAAGCATGCCAGCTCCTTGTTTAGAATGTACAGATGTAATGTCACCTAACATAGGAACCACATTCTCAATAACTGAGCCCATCACATCCAATGTCATTGACTTGGCCATGGTTGTAATACATCTAGATGCAGCTAATCTCACAGCAATATGTGAATGACGAACACATCTGAAAATGCATGGAAGGAGAGTGAGGAGTTTCGGTCTTAATGTCTCATCCAGCATCGGTGCAATGGAACGGACCACCTGCCACTCgaaggaaaaagagtaagaagacaacgacaGTGCTTAAGTCAAGGAAAATATCATGAGAGTGTCCAACTGAAATGAGAACGAAACTGATCAGGCTTCACAAATAATTTTGGATCAGTAACAAAGTGGTGGCAAATGCCAACTGTTAAATACTCCCTCTGGCCCCTATACGTGGCGCACTTACTTTTTTGGTTTGTCGCGAGAAGAACGTCAACTTTTTCGATAATTTTGGCCTGTTTAGACCTTAAGTTTCAAAtgactttttttctttctcaaactTTGTTCCTAACCAAACAGTGCCACATAAATTGAATCGGAGAGAATACATTTCTGATGAATTTGTTTCTGGCAAAAACTTGCAGTTGTGCTTCCTAGAGGCAACAAATATATAATGTCTTAAAGGAACTATTTATTTGCCTTTCAGTTTGCTTTCCTTCCAGCAAAATACCCCTAACCGATGTCAGTTAAGCAACAacacttgtgaattttcttttgTAAGCACAAACTGCTCAACCTTAGTGGCAGACTAGTCACATCTCTTCTACTGTTACCTGTATAAGCAACTTACACACTCCATCGCGAAAAAGATGACATGATTCAATcttcacaaaagaaaaagtttttttttctctagatTCAAACATCTctcaattttagttttaaaaacgGATAATTCCAGAAGCTACGTGAAAAGTACTGGAAACATCTATAGAAACTATGATCAGAGAGGAATTCTGGTTGTTCTTCAAATagttaagcaatacaaaaacaaaatgagGAAGCATTGGACCTTCAAAGATCGGCAAATTTATAGGACCTTTAGTTTTAAGAAAGAGAACT is part of the Solanum pennellii chromosome 8, SPENNV200 genome and harbors:
- the LOC107027224 gene encoding uncharacterized protein At4g15970-like, with the translated sequence MYHLYCQKKSTLQQELMANLEGGGINNNLDDEEKLLNEVPSGIHHNHHQQIISLRNVVKFFLLFIAITLSSLLLYHSSSNNNSLQFFPNHSYKHAPSFAFDSNYVNTNGSAAGNSLHGYSSRAANVSKDNEQKSKLEEVLEKAAMGDKTVIITTLNAAWTEPNSIFDVFLKSFRVGNQTTSLLKHVLVACLDQTAYSRCLEKKQVHCYALTTKDVDFSGEAHFMSDDYLKMMWRRIDFLRNVLEMGYNFIFTDADILWFRQPFAHFYPDADFQIACDHYWFDSTNLDNSPNGGFNYVKSNERTIQFYKFWYKAREAYPGKHDQDVLNMIKHNPFIKDIGLKIRFLDTAFFGGFCEPSKDLNLVCTMHANCCIGIGNKMHDLTMALDDWEKYITLNGDEKMLRPQTWTVPRICG